The following are encoded together in the Bactrocera neohumeralis isolate Rockhampton chromosome 6, APGP_CSIRO_Bneo_wtdbg2-racon-allhic-juicebox.fasta_v2, whole genome shotgun sequence genome:
- the LOC126762384 gene encoding uncharacterized protein LOC126762384 has product MPVKAEVQAQSKLLRECRVIAAKTHHSISRITGDLEDEHYVELASKLPMSSEKHVRFVEDKLSQKESTDAMMRLILKSKGAKGSVDGVLRGLFSDDVMYHYFLTRIKAVYVGSSGDLWP; this is encoded by the exons atGCCAGTGAAGGCCGAGGTGCAGGCGCAAAGTAAATTATTGCGCGAATGCCGCGTCATAGCGGCAAAGACGCaccattcaattagccgcatcaccggtgatttggaggacgagcattacgtggagctcgctTCGAAACTGCCCATGTCATCGGAAAAGCACGTGCGCTTCGTGGAAGACAAACTTTCCCAAAAGGAAAGCACGGATGCCAtg atgcgGCTAATATTGAAATCAAAGGGCGCAAAAGGCAGTGTGGACGGCGTACTTCGTGGTTTGTTTTCAGACGATGTAATGTACCATTATTTCCTGACAAGGATAAAAGCAGTATATGTGGGTAGCTCCGGAGATTTGTGGCCTTAA